The following nucleotide sequence is from Acyrthosiphon pisum isolate AL4f chromosome A2, pea_aphid_22Mar2018_4r6ur, whole genome shotgun sequence.
caattatttgttaatatacgagattttttattataaattacaaattaaaattttgaaaatattatctagatattaaaataaaaaggttttattcaatatgtactataactttttttttagtgcatattttaatagcatTATTTAGTGATTCTCTAGGGCATAagtgcatatatattttaaggtttttaaggGAATGAAGTCCCTAGCCCtaattattatgaagtatatCATTACCGAGGAGACTGAAATTCACTAAACTTcagtagatatttttaaacatgtatacacatttatttaaccTTATTCAGCTGACTTGTCAAAATACGAAGTCGTATGACCACCAAATAAGTAAATCGAACAATCGATCAGATTTCTGCGATTATTGGACGACAACCACGTTCAATAGTGATATCGAAAATATAAACGATCATAGTCGGATTGATGTTACGTTGAAATTGAAAGATACGGAACAAGTAATATTACCACTATCTTTTATTCAAATCTATTAttgttagtacctatttaattgatTTGATTTCAGACCGAAAGTTCGTATGTTTTCCACTTGTCGTCCGCCCAAATGAACGGTACGGAAATTCCTCTAACATGCCAATGtcgtttaaaaacattttgccaCATCTCATGTCCTAATGAAGACATAATGCTTATAGCCACTGTGCCAGCATACAGAggaaacgtttttaatttgtatcaattttggatttttttgatGACTGTGTCTGCGTTCTCGTCTTGCGCAGCTATAACGATAACTTTACAAAACCCAATATGTCTCGATattttaggtaaaatatatgatacacAAATACCGCAATGTCATTGATATTTCTgtaattgaaacaaaaattacGTCTAATTTTCTTATTGTAGAAGACAAACCCGAGGATTACGGAAAACAAAAATGTTGGTCATCATTTGGTTGGGGAATTTTTTCCATATTCATCGGGTGGCTTGTGGACTGGTTTAGCGTCGGTAAAAAGGAAAAAGATTATTCGCCGGTTTTTTATTCGTGTATTTTACtcacaatttgtaatttatttgtcaTAAGTAAACTCAAAGTAAGTTATTTCCTGAGACTGTGCTGTACATaacaatctaatttttttaattttcaattaaacacaattaaaaaaaaccacgtTATATTATTGTCCTGTGATTTATAGGTAACCGAAACGAAGAAATCCAAAGGAAAATGGAAGAGTATATATGGACTGTTTACTAAACATTATgtgattgtattttatatatgggTAGCATCAACCTCGTTTCTTCATACGATTATTACACATTTTCTATTCTGGTGAGTTTAtgattgaagacattttttcatgcaattgaaacatttaaatgCAGACAAAATGTTTTCTGCATTAATTaacttgtaattattttaagtgtttttttttttttttaattatattgagtacctatttataatattataataatctcatCATTGTGTAAACAGAAAAAATACTACGGAAACGTAGAATACGATAGATGAGTGCCaagtaaattttgatttaggcAAGTATACagcttatataataatgaaataagatatgaaaaaaaaatgcaaagtcTGTTGTCATATTACTGTCGAGTACAATCCTAATTAGCCAATTTGTAGAGCTCAAATTaacgttgttattttttttaaagtttaatattatcaactcGAACTAAGTATTCATAATTAAGTTCTGTTGTAGTGAGCTTAAACGTAGTCCAAAACAGtacaaatacatttgtataggtacttattgtgtattattatcaggcctatgaatttaatgcactaaaaaactttaaaaaaatgcattaaaaatgtcaaaaaaatccaataaaatatgctcttaaaatgccaaaaattatagtataaaattcactttaaatggtttttaatttaatttttacatttatattgagattataggatattataaattagtacattacattttacatgcataaaaagtgtttatttaataaaaaaaaaataataaaactgttcattgaaattgaattttgtttaaccTTGAAAcgttgaaacatttaaaaaaaaaatgtttatgtaggtatttgttttgttaaaataataaaacaaacttaaatatatatatttgcggATACCTTATTCATCTTTAGTTTTAACTATTGAGttggatagaaaaaaaaaacaaaaattgtatttcatacaTGTCGATTGACggattttgattaaaaatacccaaaaatgaactaaaaaaagtGGTTAAgtagatgtcactctgctgtacagtaggtaagtaggttaaaagtgggtcaatatataatggattgtattaaacctgaattcaatgatataatataatatcattgtataagaaaaacgattctgagcggagacggtttgtcagtctggatattataatttattattatttattataatattctgtaagttgagttaatattatagtattataatttttcatttgtttctatggtgataaacaaagcgttagaaattaaaatcccatttttagcgggttttttgtaatttttcttccacgtggcatttaataactattgagaaaatcgaaaaacgacctctctaaagtaccatattttccaaatttctataagataaaatactatatgttgaaatcgaagaagtacttctggtagacattttgtatacaggataaaaaaaaataataaaaaataaacaacattgtaaaaccaatagcttcctcgctccactcagaatctaaaaggaaaATATGACCTATAAATGCAAAAACAtttcctataaaattaaaaacgtcaaaaaatgcaaaataaaagtttcataaatgGATTCgtagttacataattcaaattatgtacttacaaagcTACGTTTCacaatcaacaaaaaaaaatgtactttcctacaaattcacagccctaattattatatatctatacccAAGGGCATTTAAgagtaaacaatttaaagttaagttaaaaagttaatttaattttaacttttggtttttcattaacataactgttaacttactaaatttttttttaatcaacgtaaatttaagaaattaatttttattttaagaaataatttcatttttgtataaatgcaTCAAATTTCAGTTGTTTTGAAcataagtacttacctattatacttGTACAGTTTATTcgatagtattatactattcaaGCTCTTAAACTCAATTATTTTTCAGCTAGGTGTGATAAATTTGGTGTTAACTTCATTCGGGGTCTAATCGAGGGTCGAGTTGATGCCCCGAGGCTTCTCGAACTACTTGATTTTCAAATTCCCAGTAATACTAGGCTACGGTGTTCTTTACTTCTTTTTATCCCCCTGACAATGAGTATAATTTCATCAGAAATTTCCCACTCTCAAGAATAATTTGCAATGCGAAATTGCCTTAAACTTTTAGAACGAATGCACGCAATTGTGCTTGTTTGTTAGTTATTTGTCATCTCGTTGTTATTCTTATAGTTATTTCAGTTTAATCTTAGTCTTCAGTTAATAAAGGATTtcatattacacaatttttgaaaaatttgaatgttttaaaaaaaatgtctgcgcATGCCTAAACTTTAACTCTCTTTTATgagtttgaatttgaattacatacatttttacaagcaactttgatttatacatttttataaaattgactaACTGAGAGTGCGAGccaaagttttgattttttattaattatcatattttttaagtctataatagtaaaatcttcttgtgattttggatttttttttgtaaactcaGGTGTGGTATCGTAAGTAaagcacatttatattattttcaccaaattataaatagactgttaataatatgataaatttaagaTGCATAAATCAAAACTTTGGCTCACTCTCAGTTAGTCAATTTTTAAgatagaaaaaaactttttaaatcaaagttgctaaaaaaaattgtgagtaATTCAAAATTTAGTGTAATATTAAAGTCATGCGTTCAAAATATTTCGTGTTACCTTTATCGTTGAACACACCATTTTGAGTGGCGATGTCTTTGACgtctatttcatatattataacataatattattggtagttactgaataataaaatgtccATTTGTGTACGAGGAGGTCTTACATACCTACAACATAAATTAGTACTTAACGCGTGTTAAAAACGGCTGCGTCAAAAATGTCCACGATGTCCTAGATTTTCTCAAGTATGGTAAATTCGATTAGAAATTTCGCAAATTAATATCTGACCGTATgtcatataatacatttcaatgttaaaacattttatcacgactgttaatatgtaattatttttcaggTACATGGAGGATTTGGTGTTTGCCAACAATAACCACGACCAGCGGGCGTGGCTTAAAACGCTCCAAGGTCTAGCTCAAGGCATCCAGTGTTTTGGCGGTGAAATTCCATTTTATTTCTGGTCCGGTTGCATAATCAGAAAGATGGGTCACATCAACTGCATGGCCATAGTGATGGGAGCCATGGCCATCAGGATGTATCTTTACACAGTCATCTGGAATCCAGCTTGGATCATTGCAATAGAGCTATTGAACGGCGTGTCGTACGCGTTGGGAGGGTCGGTGAAAATGTCGTACGCGAAAATTATGTCACCCGAGGACACCACGAACACTGTAATCGGGATAATAGCGCTTTTCGATTGCATtggtaaactataaaaattgtcttaCACTTGATATTTAATGTTtctatatagttataggtaaAATGCtctcaataaaaacaaaaaattaagaaatccACTCAGTACCTTTAGTTACGTTATGATTCTCGATTCGTAACTCCATACAAAATAGTAaacggtaaataataataataagataaaggTGGGCAAATGGGTACCACTCTGCAGTACAGTTAGCAGGTGTCGAGTAcggagtgggtcactgtatagaCATTATGTAAAATACTTAAGTATGAATTCAATGTCAAATCATTGCacatgaaaaacgattctgagctaagACAGCAATAGGTCGGTCTATATGTTATTGCTAAGACTGGGATTTCCATACACTTTACATTGTTTTCCGAATCTTACTACGCGATGCACGTTTTATAACACACACCTTACTAGTATTTATGAATCAgagtaaaaagttttttttttaattttttttgaagattttaaattttaaggtccttttttctttttttagagCATCTTAGGATTTTTGGAGCGATTTTGAAGTTTTAGAACccaaaattggaaatttaaatttatttaaggatttttatatgcttttatatgattttatataaatttaacaaactaAAACTACATACAgatcaacaaatatattataatctaaacctataaaaaaaaaatataataatttacggaaataattattgtatttccaGATTAAAAAAGTCCAATACGATAAGTTCTATCCGTAAAGGTTTTTTACaatcctttaaaaatatatcgttatatAAACCGAGTACATTTTCAATAGAATTATTGCTGTcgaagtaattaaaaatttaaaaaaatggtgaatttttttaatgcattatttagaatttttagggcataataacattttttttttttgcaccagaCCTAAATTTAttgctaagtatattttatgatattattgttattaaagtgtttatttatctattagcaatacctatgtatatatagtaggttgaattaaattttttcgaaaatattgcatttgaaaatgtgattgtgtgtatataatataataattaataataaacttcccaagaataatatttttaaattacaacaaaataactaaaatcgttattctttgtttaaatatctaaatttgaacttagaatgagtataaaaataaaattgtgtttttatattttttagttccaaTAAATCATATGACAAAGTTTCAAGCTCgggctataaaatttgaatattttacaaatcattaactacaaaaaaattgtacaaatgtttttgatgaattttgtcaacattttaacttaaaatactttaaaaaaaatcatgactttcccggtaaactttttttttttgttatagctaTACACTTCTGAAGAACATTGTATTGATTGTAATGTGAAGTGGTCATCCATTGATggcatttcataatatataatcattataaatagaaattaatgAATAGTATTAACGAACTTTATTTAACTAACACAACTATTAcagtacttaatttttatagattgttatttaaatttacattatcttacgtgtgttataataattataatcctaCGCATCTcgcatgataataaaatatagatacaatgTATCCATTGTTAGATGACCCAAAATTACCTAAAAAGTAACAtgtcaataatatgtattctacTATAATAGTGTAGGTAAAAACTATGAGCATTAcacaaaaacataacataatataaataatatatttcatcataATCTGTGTAAATGCTTTATttacatcaaaatttaaatttcccgtGATGAAATAGAGATATAAGATTGGTAGTCACTAGATTCCTACAAgtgtttatgtaaaaaatacaacaaaagtAATATCAACAGGCATTATTGTCGAACGCATTTATCAGGAATCTGTTATCTCTTCACAATAACGAGtccatattaatacatttatactatcatataatattatattataatttataagatttgtCGACGTGTTGTTACTAGCAAACTGTAACGTGTTGTTATACTGGCGTATCCCGGAAACCAAATTTTGTACAGAAATAcaacacgtatataataatacgtgtataCTGAATAGAtctattaaaatcttaatatctccccccccccccccccccaatgaATACCTAGATACCTACTGCTTACTAGatggttaattaaaatatatatttaaattacctacgtataatatgcAGGTGACATTGGCagctataatattgaaattattaataatttattaaaaatattacccaaaaaagttaaataaactatagttaGGAAATGCAAATGACAtacgtcaaaataatatatacgtatacgatTTTTAGAAGTTTATCTTTCAATTGGAAATTTAACTTTGAATCGAttcgttataggtacctatataaaaatattatagccaaCACGGttttaaaatggatttttttttataggtgaaTCTTTAGGTAGTCTACTGGGCGGATATTTATTCTATTCATACGGTGGAGTGTGGTCGTTTCGATTTTTCGCCTGCAGTTCTGCTTTGATGTGCTTTTTAAACATACTAAGTAATCGTTTTGGATTGACTAAAGatttgaaaaattgtaattttgtcgCAGTGTCTACGACAGAAAATAACCAGAAACAATGATGACGTTGAATGAGAAAtctaatttaatgatttttcaaattgttgttttatataaaattgtaaaaaaaaaaaaatgtaatgtaattatttagaaaaaaacctaatataataaaataacgaataatgttttatattatatagtatattaactacattataaaatattaaaataactcatGTGAACATACAGGGTGATTATTTTTTCacccattatttcaaaaagtattaatgtttttgaaaatatttttttacatagttccaagttattaaaaaaatatattttttaatattttttatgcttgTAATTCTTTAAGTTTCTTAAAACAGtttctagttttaattttatattccaagtattttgattcaaaaaaatcgaatatagGGCGTTTATGatttacaagtatttaaagtttagatggacggagtggagtggtacggggttaccccgcaaaatgtttgtccactactccacttgtctaaactttaaatacttataactcataagctactcgtcctaaattcgatttttatgtatcaaaacaCTTAGAAAagtattctgctttggaatattaaatgtaagctctgttgttattcaaaaaagtaaaaacttaaaaaaatataaggataaaaaaatttaaaaatatgattttttaataaaaacgttgtttttaacaacttgaaactatgtaaaataatattttcaaaaacattaatactttttgaaataatgaggaTTTCGTGATACAAAAAATCACCTTGTATGTACGTGTACATGAAGTTGGCCTACATCACTTTGTCGCACAAACTTCAAAAAGTAAGGGGGCcaccaaataatattgaaaattgactGTCgccaattatacattttagattttctatttttacatacaattattgcTCTAGACATATCTATAAAGATTTAACAatgaagtgtattttttttgcatatgtTTACGATAagaagtcgaaataatgcttcgactTTTAACCAGTGTGTAGGTAACACAAAACAATTGGACTGTTTACTGTCTAAGGAATTGAAAATCAAGTTTAATCAACTaataaaggatttttttttaaggaaaattaaaaaggtggacaagtgggttcttttataaataatcaaatattttaataataatatcaaatatcgtaacaaattcaaaatcaaatgctcataaaaaataaatgctcctttctaaattttttttttttttttgataaggcTGAAAATCTTGTTGAaaatcttctattaaaatgtgtaatgttAGTAATGttaactatcgtaaaaaaatatttatcaatttctgatagaaaaataatttgtattttattttattcttatactaACGAGCCATCTACCTCTACTTCAATAGTTCCCAACCTCTTATTCTATTCTACTCCCCCTTTGTAGATTCTCAGAATTCTATCACCAtcttctataaattaaaaaaattaatttatggacgtcatataacgtatattaactattataataataccccTGCGAAGATTACGAGTGTTTTAGCGACTAAACACTCATAATTTTTATGGATGCCCGATAATCGGTCGTTATTTTTTCCttgcattgtaaaataaaaataattaaataaatgcacATTCTACTTCATGATGGCTGCTTGCGATTTCCCGGCAATGTGTATACTTCCCATATGTTGGGAAACACTGCCCTACTTAAACTTACAAGCCACCTGCCTCTACTTATCAATCAAAGTTTTCTATTAGGTAATTTTGTCAAGCTCATGACAGGTACACATTAGCAttttagaaaatacattttagtttataattaataatgtaataaaaggtGCCTATCaagtatatgataaaatattgagatttaatagatattatatatttatattactgtttattaCTTTGCTGgccaataaaatgtttttaatacaattaaaaacattcTGACTACGTATAACCGTTtctcaaaaaattttttgaaattgtattaaaaatatgaattaaaaaaacgaaatatattatgctattcatCGTCGTCCTGTGTTTGGCGTTGTTCACGTCACCGTCCGCCACCGTTGCCGCTCCTGTGATAATGGCCACCGACGGACTGGCTGACAACAGTAACTTTCGACTCTGGCCGCGGCGATCGTCACCACCCGACGCCTTTGTCCCCACGTGGATGGCTGCCGAAGGACCGACTGACAACCAAAACTTTCAGCCTTGGTCACCATATCACTACCAGTGTGACCACCACGCAAAGGTGACCAAGTCCACCCCAGATGTGTTCCACAACAGGATAGGCCTTCACCACGACCGCTCAAGCATGGTAACCAAGTTCACCCCAGCCGTGTTCCTCACCAGGACAAACCATTACCACTACCGCTCGAGCGTGGTAACCAAGTCTACCCCAGCTATGTTCCACACCAGGGCAGGTCATTACCACGACCGTTCAAGCATGGTAACCAAGTCCATTCCAGCCATGCTCCACACCAGGGCAAACCATTACCACTACCACTCGAGCGCGGTAACCAAGTCTACCCCAGCCGTGTTCCACACCCGGGCAAACCATTACCACTACCACTCGAGCGCGGTAACCAAGTCTACCCCAGCCGTGTTCCACACCAGGGCAAACCATTACCACTACCGCTCGAGCGTGGTAACCAAGTCTACCCCAGCTGTGTGTCACACCAGTGCAGGCCATTACCACGACCGCTTAAGCGTGGTAACTAAGCCTGACTCAGCTGTGGTCTACACCAAGGCAGACCATTACCACGACCGTTCGAGCGTGGCAACTGAGTCTGACTCAGCTGTGGTCTACACCAGGGCAGACCATTACCACGACCGCTTGAGCGTGGTAACTAAGCCTGACTCAGCTGTGGTCTACACCAAGGCAGACCATTACCACGACCGTACAAGCGTGGCAACTGAGCCTGACTCAGCTGTGGTCTACACCAGGGCAGACCATTACCGCGATCCCTCGAGCGTGGTAACCCAGTCTACCCCAGCCGCAGTCTACACCAAGGAAGACCATTACCAGGACCGTTCGAGCGTTATAACCGAGCCCCACCAGGCCTCAGCATACATCAGGAATCAACAAGATCACTCAACCACGGTCACCGATGACAAACCTAGTCCCTACCCGAATAATCATATTGAGCTGCAGCCGCCGTCATCGATGGAAAATACTGTTGCAGAAGACATTTCGGCGTACGCCCGGTGAGTTTgctaacgtatattatagttatcgtACAACTGaccataataaaatagtaagtaaGTAACTGCACGGCAGGAAATTTAGAGGGAGGTCCTTAGGTAGTGGTATTAGCTCCATAAATGTTATATCGTTTGAACCAAATCTAAACAACTAGATACGTaagtaattgaaaatgtcttcgaaaaataaactgttttgtAAACATAGTTAATCCCCCGTCCAATCTTTGCTGTCTTCCgtaatttcgtttttatttatgCAACGGTTTCGAAAGgcttcttttaaaataatatgtacttgttAGTTAATTGGTATTTGTTACCAATATAGGGCAATATCGATAGATGCCTTAATTTGTAtgcaattaaaacatattaaaaaaaaaaaattatactaaaattacagCGGCATAAACATTGTAAAAGTTATGCCTATctacctaggtataggtatgttaaCCCACGGTAATATTTCAGAATAGATgaaataccgggtgattcttttatcaaacaacactcattatttcaaaaagtgtaagtttttttgaaaatatttttttacatactttcaagtcgcttataaaacaacgtttttcttaaaaaattaaatttttatattttttatccttataattttttaagttttacNNNNNNNNNNNNNNNNNNNNNNNNNNNNNNNNNNNNNNNNNNNNNNNNNNcttgaaagtatgtaaaaaaatattttcaaaaaaacttacactttttgaaataatgagtgttgtttgataaaagaatcaccctgtagaTTTTATCGATATGTTACTTGGAATTCATCCTGAAACCTACATGGAATTCAGATGTAAAGAATCAAAGAAAACGtgtttttatcaaacaacagaCAACAAGgcttaaactaaaataaatagtgcAGTTTAATTTCGTTAAATCATTGAGCGTTTAGTTTTTTCCAAACcaataatcttatatttaaaaaaaaaaattttaattacgaCAAACCCGCTCATTGTCAAAAAAGCAtaagcaatataaaaaaaaaaaacggatttTTTGGAGAGGACTCGGTCAATCTTATACGGagtggtaataattattattatgtggtcGTAACTCGTACTTAATATCTTAAGGATTGGGCCACAATATTCAACACCACCGAAATATACTTATGCGGGGATTTCTATAAGACTATTCTGTAAATTTGGACTTCGATACAAATGTGATGTTTATTTCTGCAGCATAAATTAGTTAAGCGTTCATCGATTTCTTCgtaattaatgttattgttcTCGGAAAACTTTTTAGTGGTTGGGCATTATagtgactaaaaaaaaataaaaatactagataaatgtaagaaaaaaaaatatcattataacaatattattaatgattagtatatttattattaagacaCTGCCAGTCAGTAGTCACTGCATATCAGTGGCGGCGCCAGGAATTTTTTCTAGGGCGGGCCAAAGGGAGGCCAACATATATTTGGGCAGGCACAGTTGTTTGGACGTATGGTTGTATGTTAGTTGAAtaaacggggggggggggggttgacaGGGGCCGAAGTGTCCTTTTTTGGAATACCCACCTTTGACTCTACGTATATAAGTACAGTAcctttgtaataaaaattgtttattcaacCTCTTAAGGTCTTTGACCTCCCCCCTTAAAAAATGGTGGTTGAGTTACAGTATCAGTGACCAGGAGTTTTGGTGAGTtgggttatttatttatcagatacttatttaaaaagaaaagtaaaattaaatacataaaactgcaatccattatattttctttatttaataaacaacataatattatacatctaacaaatttttagtttataattgaataaatattaatacattagcGATTAGCGATTAGCAAACCataactaggtacataataaaatataaaacaactattaaatacttgtacaatatatattggacaattatctaaaattagatttatacaATAGCATTGTCGTAATCCCGTCCAAGCCGTTTCCGCGAACAACCGCACCAAATATAAAACGTAAACAATCTATATTGTATCCATATACATAGCTATGTGTGAAGTGTGTGTGATTTAGGAAAACCAGACCACGAAATTACAGGGATAGATCTATTTACGTaacaatacttaaaaattataatttcaactattaaatttaatcaaaatttttaggCGGGCCAACGGGCGGGCCAGGGGTTTCTAAGGCGGGCTATGGCCCGCCCGGGCCCACCTTTGGCGCCGCCACGGCTGCATATGTCGCctaaataaaacaatcaaaacgacagattatttaactattattattataattaattataaatataaatatgtgttatattttgtcTTAATTTAATTGCAGTTATTATGACGAATCTGGAGAAGACTTCGTCGACGACGACTACTACTCGTTGTACGGTTTCGTTCCGGTTATTTTTCTGGTGACGTTTGTGTTGTTGTATCCGAGTTTTTATTGCTATAGTACTCGAAGAAAGAAAACAAACGGTTTTTATTTGCAAACAAATAGCTGCAGTTGTAaagctaaatatattttatgttcggAATAATCGCGTTTACGAcgttaggtataattataatatttaaaacagaaaaatatatatttgctgttttaaatatcataaattataacgtcGTAAACGCGATTATTTCgaacagaaaatatattaagctTTACAACTGCAGTTATTtgttttgtcaaataaaaaccGTGTTTTCTTTCTCCGAGTACTATAGCAATAAAAACTCGGATACCCCGATTTTTGGCCTGCTGATAAGGCCGGTTGCttactacctatacaaataaacaCTCGGATACACGCAGACATCGCCAGAAAAATTATCGGTAGCTGTGATCGTCTGTTGTACGAACAAGACGTATAAGGTAGCAAACTCACCGGGCGAAACGTCTTCCGGAACCATCATCTCGTCCAGAGGCGACGGCGTACTGTTCCGGATATCTGACGACGGTTGTTCGGGCAGGGATCGCCTGTAGTGTCGTGTAACCGCGGTAATGAACAGAACTACCAGCTGGTGTTGCTATGAAAATGGAAAGACAGAAACTGCAacacaaaatacttaatatgttta
It contains:
- the LOC100169210 gene encoding major facilitator superfamily domain-containing protein 6-like protein B — protein: MGLEMKCESEIIMIVRADTVQQNTSIFNDENNDELITCKLTCQNTKSYDHQISKSNNRSDFCDYWTTTTFNSDIENINDHSRIDVTLKLKDTEQTESSYVFHLSSAQMNGTEIPLTCQCRLKTFCHISCPNEDIMLIATVPAYRGNVFNLYQFWIFLMTVSAFSSCAAITITLQNPICLDILEDKPEDYGKQKCWSSFGWGIFSIFIGWLVDWFSVGKKEKDYSPVFYSCILLTICNLFVISKLKVTETKKSKGKWKSIYGLFTKHYVIVFYIWVASTSFLHTIITHFLFWYMEDLVFANNNHDQRAWLKTLQGLAQGIQCFGGEIPFYFWSGCIIRKMGHINCMAIVMGAMAIRMYLYTVIWNPAWIIAIELLNGVSYALGGSVKMSYAKIMSPEDTTNTVIGIIALFDCIGESLGSLLGGYLFYSYGGVWSFRFFACSSALMCFLNILSNRFGLTKDLKNCNFVAVSTTENNQKQ
- the LOC107884728 gene encoding uncharacterized protein LOC107884728 gives rise to the protein MLFIVVLCLALFTSPSATVAAPVIMATDGLADNSNFRLWPRRSSPPDAFVPTWMAAEGPTDNQNFQPWSPYHYQCDHHAKVTKSTPDVFHNRIGLHHDRSSMVTKFTPAVFLTRTNHYHYRSSVVTKSTPAMFHTRAGHYHDRSSMVTKSIPAMLHTRANHYHYHSSAVTKSTPAVFHTRANHYHYHSSAVTKSTPAVFHTRANHYHYRSSVVTKSTPAVCHTSAGHYHDRLSVVTKPDSAVVYTKADHYHDRSSVATESDSAVVYTRADHYHDRLSVVTKPDSAVVYTKADHYHDRTSVATEPDSAVVYTRADHYRDPSSVVTQSTPAAVYTKEDHYQDRSSVITEPHQASAYIRNQQDHSTTVTDDKPSPYPNNHIELQPPSSMENTVAEDISAYARYYDESGEDFVDDDYYSLYGFVPVIFLVTFVLLYPSFYCYSTRRKKTNGFYLQTNSCSCKAKYILCSE